The Hevea brasiliensis isolate MT/VB/25A 57/8 chromosome 9, ASM3005281v1, whole genome shotgun sequence nucleotide sequence TATATACGATGGAGGAAGAAGAATTAGATTTATATGTCTGCACATTATCATTTTTCCTGTTTAGCTGATTATCAACGTTCAGAATTTCTACCCAACCAAACAAAAGCTTCTTTCTTTCTAGTAAACTAGAGAGAGGGTGTTTCCTCTGTAGTTTAGGCTTCATTTTCTCTCGAATTCAATAGAGCGTTCGTCTCTGGTAATTATCTCTTATCTAGAGCGTAGGAGGATGGTGATTTTTCTGGCTACGTAAGGGGCTCCCCTCCCCTCCCTTCCCAAACTGGGTTGTTCATAGCTTTTATTGGGTTTTGTTTAGTCATCTTGCAGATCTAGAGCTTGCATGGTGAGTGTGGTTATTTTACATCTTTTATGAGAGATAGTCATAGCTATATTTAGAATCGGTGGTCTTATGTGTCGAGGATGACATCCGATGGATTTAAAAATGTTGTCAATGAACATCACTGTGTCGTTTAGCACTCCATTGGAGTCCAACTCTAGTGCCCTCGCCGAGTGGCTCAACACGAGAAACTCTGACAGTAGATGAGCTCGTTTCATCTTCTTAGGCACAGAGGAGTGGACAAATTTGGCTGCCTTAGTGATCTCTTTGGTTTTTGGGTCTACTGTGTTGATGTTCTATAGTTCGGTTTGGCTAGGCCCGGGTGTTTGCTTTGTTTCTGCTGCGAAGAGTATTCGATGGATGGGTTTGCCTATGGGCTGCCTTTTCATTCTATTGAAGGTGCTTTGCGGTGGTATTCTAGTGAAGGGTTCCAATGTCTTCCCCGGTTGTGTTTGGAATTTCGATTTCTTGCTTCTTTTATGGGTCGAGTACTTGCATGGGTTAATGAATTTTAGATGGTATTTTATTTTTAGGCTTAGGCGGAAACCCCTCTCCTAAGTTGTATTTgtaatcaaaattttcatttcatgttaaaaaaaaaaaaatctccttcCTCAGCACCCATCCATTAAGCACCTCAGGACAAAAGCTACTATTTTGGCAACTAACAACTGAACAAATATTGAAACAGGAGCATTTAAACCAAACTCTCAGTTTTGGCTCGTCGGTGATGCTAACGTGTGGGCTGATGAGGTTTCTGGTCTGAATGAGGCAGAATCTCCAGAATGAATGTATACAACCTGTGGAACGACAATCTTAATGAATATATATAATCTGAGCTCTAACTATCATAATAAATGAGGTTAACCATTTTGCGTGAAGTAGAGAAGTGATAAAGTTCCTCCAAAAGGAGAGGATCATCCATGGCCTCCCCTCTGATTTATTTTCTTTGCTCTGATATGGACACTATTAAAACACATATACTCCATACTTACCTTCTTGTGATGAACTAGAAATATTTTCTATTTTGGTTTGTTTCTGTTAACATGTTGGAGACGGTGTTCCTGGATTTGTTACTCCTGTACACTAACACATGCCAATCCGTCGTTGTTGACACTGTTCTTTCTACAGTATTGAATAGTTCTTGGCTGCATAGAGATGCTGTCCTCAAGCCTCTTTGAAATCCCTAGTATTTTGACTTTGTCCAATATTATTTTCTACTGTTGTTTCGCATGCTTTTTGGTTCACGTGACTGTTAAGACAAAATCTTCTCTGGCATTCTCATTTCTGTGAGTTATTTCTTTGCTCGACTATCAAGACAAAATCTTCTCCGAAAGGTTTTACGGCTTACACCTGAGCCGGCAATTCACTCAATCTTTCTCGAATAGTGCCCGCATTATCAAAATTTTTGCatattactaataaaataaaattttttatattcataattttaattcacaaattattataaaaatttaattatttctatttcctacacatataaaataTATCCATATATATagtttagttaaaaaaaatagtgttataattttataaattaatagctTAAAGTAAACAATtaggaataatttttttatagaaaaaattCTGTTTAAATTCCCAAATTCATTATTTGCTATAtaatgtaaattttatatttacattTTATAAGTAATACTATTATCTatcaatttttattataattatttaatcaattcatttaaaataaaattttaataattcattatattacagtttataaaataaaaaatcatgGTTGTGggcttaatataaaaaaataacataaatGCATATTATACTATATTCTAAAAGAAAGAatgatataattataaaaataccaAATGTCAACGCATCATGTGACATTCATACGGCCAAAAAATACCAAATGCGCTGCACGTTGCaccgaaaaagaaaaggaaaaacagAGAGCCAGGATAAGGAGTAATTTTATTGTTGTTAAGAACAGTAAAAACACTTTCTCTTTTAGTATATAAAGTAATAATCAGTGATTGGAACTTGTAAGCCTTTAGGCAGACAAATTATGTTATTATATGTATCTTTGGTTTCACATCAGATTATATGACTATTGCTTTCTGCATGTTTTGTTGCCAAATATTTTACACTCGGCGCGTTGTGTCATTAGAGTTACAATCTGCGCAGTCCCTATCATTTTCCATGGTACATGCTCCTTTGCTGTACAATTCGACCCttcatttattttcttcttattttgttgTTTTCTCTCCTATTATAGCAAGCATGGCACTCTTGTTTGAAGCTGTGGATTCCAATTGTAGACTGTAGATATTTTCTTGATCTCTAATTTATACTGTTTCTGTGGCTTGTGTTCTTGAGATTGCTGCTGAGCAAGTTCTGTAGTTTTTATCATAGGGCTTAAAGCAAGGTATTGACAAAGGTATATGATACTCTAATTTCAAGTGAGAATTTACATGCGAATTCCATTTATCTGATGAAAAAGACCTAGGTGAGCAGGGTTCGTTGAACTTCTACGTGAAACACACTTCTAGTTCATCTTTCTTTGATGAAGTAATTGCCTCCAAGTCTCGATTGTAGCAGAGATTGTCAACCATTTATGATTTGTTCTTAAGGGAACTAATTTGTGTGGTAGATATAAATCAGAAGGTTCAAGATTCTGCTTGCCAAGGACAAGTTGAATTGCCAAAGTGGATAGAGCATTCAGTTTCTTTCCTTTGGTACATAAAGAATCCTCTATATCCATTTTACAGTTCACATAAAATTAATTCCTTCGGTATTCATGACTGTTCTCCCAACAATGCCTTTTATAATGGTTGGACTTGAGACCTTGGAGTGCAGTAGCCTTGCCACTGCACCCAACAACACTTGTTGGTAGAGCATTCAGCTTCTTAATCCCAGTTCACTTTTCCACTTTCTCTCTATCTTTTCGGACATTCTAACCCTATATCAGGCTTCTTAACAACAAAGTCAATTACCAAATGTGGCAATAGTTCTTCTAACATGGACAGACTAAACTGTGATCACCAGAGTACCATACTACTGCAGTGAAAATATCATTCagctatttatgaaatgaaatatcTGAAATTCCACGCGTACACAGCAGAAAAACCACAGAATTCAACCCCTGTAAGAGCAGAGAATTCTGCCTGGTAGTAACAACAAAATGGagaacttgaatttttcttcagaaTTAGGAAAGGAAGACAAGAACATAAATAGGAAATCAGACGCAATGCCTTTACTTGTAGATGAGTAATTAAGTAGTCCAATCAAGTATTAATTCTCCTGCAATTCTTCCTAACCTCTCCTCTTGGACCTGTCAATGGAGAGATATTTCCCATCTTAATCATTGACTTGGCAAACTGCTCAAAGAATAGTTTATTGTTCTCAGCATATTTCTTGACCAGGTCCATGGATGCTTCACTCTTTGTCAGGAGAACTTGATCAGAATTCAGCAGACCCTTTGAAGCCAATAAGTTCTTGAAATAGCTGTTATCAAACTTTGTTGGACTTACAAAATCCAAGAAAAACAGGTTTTGGTCACCTCCAGATCTTGGGCAGCGGGTACGCAATTGTGCAGCATATGATTGATCTAGTGTGTAGTCAGGTTGCCCATTGCCAGACTGGTTGTACAGCCTCTGCCTGAAGCTGGTACATCGAGCATTCCCGATTGTGTGGCTTCCTGCCAGAAATTCATGGAAAATTTAGCACGCCTCTTTTTGATGGAAGCATGAACCACCCATTTGCTAAAATTTGGGCaggaaagaaaattttgggcacaCATAGCACAGGTTAGTGTTTTTAGAGATGATGTTCATTATAAATCAGTGATGAACATAAATTGCAGAATTCACAAAATGAGTTCTATTGCTGGAGTGAGAAATTTTATTGGAAAAAAACAGAAATGTTAGAAGGCAGAAAATCTATTTGGTTACCAGAGAGGGCTACAAGATCAACAACATTGAGGCCCTTAAGCTTGAACTTGGTAAGAATGGTTTGAAATGTGTTATTTGGAGCAGGAATGTTGTTGTTAGAACCACTCAAGCTTGCACCTCTCGAGTCCTTCCTTCCCAATGGTACTTCCCAGCTAGGTCCTCCTGTCTGTGCAAATGAGCTCAGGATTTTGGTTAGCTATCACTATAAGTAGTATAATTTCATCACAGGACTAAGTGAAACTTACAAGAACAGTGGAATCTCTAGCTGCCAAGGCCAAAATATCAGCACAAGATACTATTTGAGGACACTCTTTCTCTAGTGCACCTTTAATGTCATCAATCACTTCGAATCCTCGAGCTGAGTTTCGGTTTGGATTAGACCTCTTCTCACTGATTATGCTTCCACTGCTGTCTAACAATAGTGATGCATCACAACCCTGCATTAGAAGAGCTTTATGTTTGTAAGTTATGATGAACATTGTCTTATGCCATTACATGTCTCATAGCACTTGAAGTCAGGAGTTCAAAACCTGACACAAGCCTTGTGCATTTGAACATTTTATCTAGAGCACACTTAACTATACAAATAGTGATAGGAATTCTAGGCATGTCACAGACCTTGACAAAACAGTCATGAAAATGAAGCCTAAGTAATGAGGCTGCCATGCGAGCTTCTTTTGCTACTGCCTTGGCTAAAATAGACTTGACTATCTGTTGAGCTTTAGGGCAGGAATGGTCATAGAACTGTGGGTAGAGGTAACCTCCAGTCGACTTCCCACCAATGGTAAAAGGAGCGAAGACAAGGAGAGTAGTAAGCACTAAGAGAATGTTTATAGATTGAGCCATTATTGCTTCAAAACTTGCTATGAAGCATTGTTAGACGTTTTAGGGGTATATATAGAGGGAACTTTTGTGGACACAACCTTGAGATAAAGGGAACAAAAGGATGGAGTTGGCAACTAACTAGATTTTGTAAGCAATGTGGAAAAAGAAGAAAACAGTATTGGAGTTGTTAGCTGCTTATTATTTAGGCTGACTAGTTCATTCATGCTGCATATAGTTGTTAGCCAATTACAAAGTAAACTCATTATAATCACAACTTTTAGTGTGTTTTGGTGTGTGTATATCGaaatttctttatatatatatatatgtatatatatatatatatatatatatatatatatatatatatatatatatatcacagtgCGCTTAGGCGATCACTTAAAAAGGAATTAGCTTGTCGAATTTCCATAATTTTGTAATCTAGCTACACAGTTGTGTTACTGCTTTCTGATTTAGATATCCCAACTAAACTAGCAACCCAGAAAATTTGAGAGCAAGAAATGTGCTTTAAACTCTTGCATATAAGGGTATAATCCAACCTCTATTACCTTAATTAGGGGATATTGCCTTCACTAGTGAACATAAAGGAATAATTTCCTTGGTTTTGAATCATTTCTTTATTCAATatataattgtaaataaaattgaTTCATCACAATGATAAGACTTAAAGGtcaagcttgtaataaattatgGAGACTCAAGTGCTTACACACATACTTTTCAGTCATTTGTCTGGTCAAATGATTCTTTTTCTTTGCAAAGTTGAGCCTCTATAttcttgtaaataaataaataaataaataaattaataaaagagtTGCATTATGGTGAGAAAGGTCTTTAAAGCAGAAGCATATTCACCTGCTTTATTGACGATCTTAACTTTAATATTGACTCTAGGTTGGCTCCTAGACTTTGAGACTGAGAAGCACTAATTTAAAGCTGAAACTTTCACATCCTTTTTCAACCTTCGTTTACTGGGTTattcatgatatatatatataaactaaattTATCACTTAATTTTGGTTTTGTTTCAGTTTGATCACTATTATTACACTCTTATTATGATAGTATGAAAACCTAAAATtctaataataattactttattgaaACAATAACTGAAATTGAATGATTTTGTTTATACAAATAAGTTGAATAATAATGGATAAAAATAAGCCCCACCAATTAAAGTGGCAAGTTAATTAGTAGTTATTTTGGATGTTTTGAAAATAGGAAACAGCATAATATTAATGACAGTGATGCTAACATGCTGGGTTGTTGCCTTAATTGCAAATGGATTGTAGAGGAAGATTACCCAAATCAGGATACAAGAATATCAAGACAATCTGATCATTAGCCAATAAGATGGCAAACATACTGATAAGGATTGGACAACTACTCCAAAGCTTCTACTTCTTCAAGACCAAGCTACCTTCCTTACCTTTTGCATCTTATTATGCCTAGCTTTTTTACTCTTCTTAACAACTCTTGTCATGGAACATCAAGTTCATTTCTTcttaaatttatcattaatttcagTACAATCATTAACCTTTAATTTACTCATTTTGATTCGGTTTTAATAATTACTTAAGCTGACCATTGTTAAATTCAGCTACAATCACAATTAGATTTTTGACATGGTACCTAAATAAAATTTCCTATTATAATTTTACCATAAAAAATAGTTTGTAAAACTTATTTagtgaatatataaaataattattaaaaaagtcCTATAAAGATTGGATTAATTTCACTGACCGTCCCTCAATTGTGAGGGTTATTTCATCATTCCCCgtaaactttaatttatattacaaaaatactcaaacttcactttAATACCACACAAAGTAACTTTAACCATATTCTGTTAGATATTTCGGCTATAACCTATTCTAAACATGCCTAGATGGATTAGATACAACAAAAAATATTTCTATGCTACCAGAGAGAACAACGTTTCTCCTTTATTTCCGAAAAATGAATTACCtatctttcaatttttttttctctctcatcACATGAATTTCCCAAGTAGCAAAGCGATTATTTTTTGTATGTGGCAAAAagtgaaatattttttattatgtcTAATCCACCTAGATCATATCAGTTTCTAGTAggagtatttaatgaaatatgccCTAATAGACTTCGGTTAGAATTAAATTGAAGTTTTAGTATTTTTGtaatacaaattaaaattaatgaatagTGATAAAACAACCATTAAAATTGAGGAACGGTTGGTAAAATTAAGCCATAAAAATTTGGCAATAATAGCTTTATTTAGAAGAATGCAATTTTAATTCGATTTGGGATTTGCCTAGAAATTAAAActgaaccaaaatctcagtacgATTCCTATTCAATTTTTCATTGTTTTTGTTCCAACTTAGTATAATTCTCAATTCTTTAGTTTGGTACTATTCTAGTTCGACtcttgaaataattttatataattatttcattaaaaagtcatacttaaattagtatttaagttttgaattagattattaatacatgatatatcatataatatattttttaactatttctaaattatataatctttaactataaggtgtatatataatttaagattaaatatattatataatataataatataagtatatcatataatatacattaaaaaaatatagaaaaatatagGTATAAATTCGATTCTCGATTTGATTCCAGTTTTGTATGATTTCTATACGGTTTCAGTTCGATTCTCAACGAAGAATCAGAACtgaatcaaaatatcaaaataacttcAGCTCGGTTCGGGACCTCGAGAATCATGCACAACCCTAGCTTTATTGAAGCAAATCAAACATTTCCTTTACTCTTTGAGTTTGAAATCCTGATCCAACTCTTAACATTGAAATCCGAAACAAAATCCTGTACAACAATACCCTATAGCTTCAATTTGATTCAATCAGAGTCTCTTACAAGTATGTTCTGTGGGAAAAATCAACTTTGCATCCTATATCTTCAGTTCAAAACTCATAAATTGCAAATTTTCCGAAAACTCGAATGAGTCAAGATACAAAGCTTAAATTGAACCATATTTCCTGTCACTCGTTCTCCATGTTCCTTGAGCTGAGGCAGACGGTCGTTCCCAAGAGGCTTCCACTCGTGAGTAGCCACTGTTGACATCTGCTGCTTGTGTATATCCGTGCCCATCCCCACTTGCCTAGTTTTACAAATTCAATAAACAGTCATAAAGTCTGCTTACACAATGCCAGAATATAGTTCTCAATTCTAATGACAAAACCTGCTAGAGCTGTATTCCTTCACTTTACATGGTCCACTTCCACGTTAGAAGAAAACACATTTGGACGGAGCCCATAGACTTGGGACACACACGATAACACCCACACCACCACACCGCGCGCCCCCCCCCACCCCAAAATGGCATAAATAACAGTAGTGTTTCAGCAACTAGGAACAACATTATGCATTGTTTGGAACAAATTAAATCCACAagaatttttatgaaaatttttggCTATTCATAACTACATGTTTGGAACTTAAAAAATGCTGGTTTGAGTCTCATGATTTCAAtcctaaggaatttaacacactCAATATAAAACCGATTAAATAGATGGAATTTAGACAATTTACACTAAAAAATTAATCAGCCTTAATAATCTCCCTTTTGCAACAACCCAATATCTCATTAATCTATAAATACATGGTATTTTGGGAAAACAAATATTGAATTTCATTTGTTCCAAACATAATGTTGaattgaatttgattgaattctacgcattaataccaaaataccaaaCAAGAGAAATCATTAATAAATTGTCTACAATAGAATTCACAATAGATAAAATGAAAACCTTATTAATTTATGTCCAAATACATTATTAATGATATGACATCAGAAATCTATCATCCTCCAAAGGAATGAGaataaaacatgtcacacatCTCTCCTATAATACCATCATCATGAAATTCAATGATGTTTCCTCTCAAGGCAACCATTGCTTTCACCCACAAACAATTGCCACATCAACAgttattagaatttggctaaatgaAACAGACCATTAACACCTCTCACATGTAGTCCATATTTACTTAGACACTTGTTAAACATTAAAGATCAAGCAAGACAACTGGGGTTATGTAAACTCACAATTTCCAAACATGCAGATAATGTTGTCATGCCTGGCAATGCATCAATCCCACGCTGCATCAGATGAAATGCCAACAGATCATCATTAACATACTTCATAGAAGTTAAAATCAGAAGCAATTGACTATCAAATGCTGCTAAACAAAAGCAAAGAAGGGTACCAGGCGTTCCACACGTGTCTTGTAGATAAACCCCGCACAACAAAACAGTGTTGATGAGACAAAGAATCTGCTCAACTCCAATTTGTTCAAATATCAAAATTCATAGTGGATAAAAAAATATCTAATAGAATTGTAACGTGCCAATAAGGACACTGACATTTTTCAATTGCTGATGGAAAAGAGTAAAGCCTGGTTAACAAAAGATTGAGTAGAAACAATGCTTTATGAGTGATGTGTGAAAAGCCAAGGACACATACATGATCTCAAACTAGTTTAACGTAGATTTCATACATATACAAACACAGTGGACAATCTGCAAGTTCAAAAATGCATATGGCATAAAGACTGCAGTACAGAGACTGACTGCCCACATCAGACATTTCTAGTACTAATACACTTTGCAAAATATATAAGCATATGCTTTTAACAGTAACTaagatgaaaaagaatttgtcaaAATTGTCATACACGCAAGATATGACCCCGAAGATAGCCCATCCTCGTCTAGAGTCTTCCTCTTGATTCTCCCTGCGTTCTGCAAAATTTGAACAAGCAAGCTGGGCCTTCAGGAAAACTAGAAACTTAAGCATAAACCACCAAccagaaaatgaaattaaagcaGAAAATGGTACAAGGATTTGGTAGAAATTGGTATCAAAATCTACTGGCACTCCTACTAGCCCCCAACAAATCAGAGTGTCACCTTTTCTTATCATGTGCTGAAGAAGTGACACTGCCAGTTACATTTGGGGATTTCAGCAAGTTAAAGGGCACATTTATGGAGCCATTTATATATGGCATATCGCAGACATCCAGCCAACTCAAGCAATATAGTTTAATCACAAGGCTATGTTTCTCAGCCAAAGAACTTGTTATGATTGGTTCTATTTCTTTTTTCCATCTAAAAATTCATAAAGGATTTAACTGATGATAAGATTAAGAGCTAAGTAGGATGGAAGAGAGAAAATTTTTGCTTTGTGAAAGGAATAAAAGCTTACCACACTTTTTTGTAAGAAAAAACTGAATAGGTTCATAACCCTCTATTGGGATTGTGACATTAACTTCATAAGGTGTATCACGGACCTCCAGACCTTCAGAAGTTATAAATCCAAGTTTAGAATGTTATTAATTAAAAAGGCATAAAAAACATGGCAAGAAAGGAGATAACCATACATCTCCAATTCACAATCAACATTGTTGGTGACAAAGTTGAAGGAGAATTCCCGATTGCACCCGAGCCGGACAAACTAACCCCAAGACCTTTCTCAGGAAGAACCTGAGAAGGTAGTCAATTAAACAAAGATCACATGCATTATACATATTTAAGCAAGTGCACTTGTAAATAGTAGGTTTACATAGAGTACCTTAACAAAGGGTTTTCGCACCAAAGTAGAAAGGGAAGCAATTGCAGTCATATAAAGGGTAACATGAGCTTGTTCAGTGCTGAAGCTGCAGAAGGAAACAACTAATATCATTATTGGGACAATCAAGCAATTTTAATATTCAGAAAAATCAAGCAAAATCTTGCCAAACTGATGGCAAGAACAAAAATGATTACCTAAAGTCCTGGTAAGATTTTTCATAACCTGGTTGAGTCAAGCCATTGTAAACCTACAAGTTCACAACAAATGAAGCTTCcgtaaactctttatttttttatcaaaacaAAATAGAAATAGGgctgaaatttaattaaaatgcaCCAGGGAAGGGCTGACCCCATCTCAAAATTTCCTAAAAATGTTCTTTTCTGTTTATACCAGTAAGGGCATGATTTCTTACAATTTCCCATGAACGTGGATGAAATCCAACAGTGAAGCCCTTGAATACTCGCGGACCACGTTTCTCGCACAGAACAGCAAGTTCAACAAAAACTCTGATtataggaaaaagaaaaaagaaaaaagaaaagccaTGGATTTAGATAAGCTAATAAACATTGTAattatactaattatttgcaaTAAGTTacatgaagaaaaagaaaagtttgaCACTTGTCTTAAGGGAATGCAGACATTATAGAATGAACTGATGCTTTAACTCTTACAACCATCAAGCATTTTTTGAAAATCTCTTTCCCTCTTATTTCGTTTCaactaatttttgcaaaaaagagTGTCCCATCAATATGCAGTGATTTCAGATAACTTTTTGTACCCAGATATCTGGTATCCTAATGTAGAGCTGCTCAGAGACACTATCGAAAGATTTCAGGTCCTTGATTCAATAGCTACAAAACAAATTGGATCTCAATGATTTATTCATTTGATCAAACACTCATTGTTCCTGAAAATTTTACTAAGGCAACCagtcaatcatttcaagttcaaaAGTTTCAACTATCAAACAGTATTCTCTGTGATGAGTATACTGATTTTACTTCAACTGTGACAAACTCTTAGCATTTTTGCTC carries:
- the LOC110647936 gene encoding uncharacterized protein LOC110647936 isoform X2, encoding MQTLRFGSVHSLHCLFILVSAIITQAPRIASVAVPSSSCYVLDNSSRLVDFSSWIGHEFEYEGKGNTDLAVRFCKDVEKRSQTGYVNFGRFDKFNYFASGSGHVDFVQRFYNGDLANCERSYDKLGRTAQVNIICGNCLNRRCKGELGCICNITYDSDCRVFVELAVLCEKRGPRVFKGFTVGFHPRSWEIVYNGLTQPGYEKSYQDFSFSTEQAHVTLYMTAIASLSTLVRKPFVKVLPEKGLGVSLSGSGAIGNSPSTLSPTMLIVNWRCLEVRDTPYEVNVTIPIEGYEPIQFFLTKKCERRENQEEDSRRGWAIFGVISCVLYSFPSAIEKYSLSHQHCFVVRGLSTRHVWNACVGLMHCQA
- the LOC110647932 gene encoding peroxidase 72-like, which gives rise to MAQSINILLVLTTLLVFAPFTIGGKSTGGYLYPQFYDHSCPKAQQIVKSILAKAVAKEARMAASLLRLHFHDCFVKGCDASLLLDSSGSIISEKRSNPNRNSARGFEVIDDIKGALEKECPQIVSCADILALAARDSTVLTGGPSWEVPLGRKDSRGASLSGSNNNIPAPNNTFQTILTKFKLKGLNVVDLVALSGSHTIGNARCTSFRQRLYNQSGNGQPDYTLDQSYAAQLRTRCPRSGGDQNLFFLDFVSPTKFDNSYFKNLLASKGLLNSDQVLLTKSEASMDLVKKYAENNKLFFEQFAKSMIKMGNISPLTGPRGEVRKNCRRINT
- the LOC110647936 gene encoding uncharacterized protein LOC110647936 isoform X1; this translates as MQTLRFGSVHSLHCLFILVSAIITQAPRIASVAVPSSSCYVLDNSSRLVDFSSWIGHEFEYEGKGNTDLAVRFCKDVEKRSQTGYVNFGRFDKFNYFASGSGHVDFVQRFYNGDLANCERSYDKLGRTAQVNIICGNCLNRRCKGELGCICNITYDSDCRVFVELAVLCEKRGPRVFKGFTVGFHPRSWEIVYNGLTQPGYEKSYQDFSFSTEQAHVTLYMTAIASLSTLVRKPFVKVLPEKGLGVSLSGSGAIGNSPSTLSPTMLIVNWRCLEVRDTPYEVNVTIPIEGYEPIQFFLTKKCERRENQEEDSRRGWAIFGVISCVFFVSSTLFCCAGFIYKTRVERLRGIDALPGMTTLSACLEIASGDGHGYTQAADVNSGYSRVEASWERPSASAQGTWRTSDRKYGSI